A stretch of the Azorhizobium caulinodans ORS 571 genome encodes the following:
- a CDS encoding amidohydrolase family protein, translating into MTATLAAPEPCDLLVRARAALVLDAEGTVLSDVALAITGNRITHIGPAAETARLFAPRQTVGSPHHLLMPGLVNTHNHTPLMVVRGMVEDVGFAPAYTPGIPQGDMLSEEEAFLLARLGAYEMLRFGSTTVVDFYRHPMALAAAAHEIGLRSFIGGRIMDADTSALARREWRADRDQGERTLREAMDFVAVWSGRSELITPILGPHAPDTCSPGLLRHVAEVAEVGQMILNTHLHQSPMEVEIVQARDGKRPVELMDEVGLLGPRLIAGHCIHMTESDMALFGSRGAVVAHVPVGNAAHGSVASMRALERAGARISLCTDTKSGDMFEAMRMAIAATRIRGEGFTVSSHDVLRWATHNGAAALGLEGEIGVLKVGARADLVLLDTRAPNLSPLIDGPGLVVHSASGGNVDTVVVDGAVLLEGGRPTRFDGDEVVAAAQKVARGLWERAGRTPRVSA; encoded by the coding sequence ATGACCGCCACCCTCGCCGCCCCCGAGCCCTGCGACCTGCTGGTCCGCGCCCGCGCGGCGCTGGTCCTCGATGCCGAGGGCACGGTGCTGTCCGATGTCGCGCTGGCGATCACCGGCAACCGCATCACCCATATCGGGCCTGCGGCGGAGACCGCCCGGCTGTTCGCGCCCCGGCAGACCGTCGGCTCGCCCCATCACCTGCTGATGCCGGGGCTGGTGAACACCCACAATCACACGCCCCTCATGGTGGTGCGCGGCATGGTGGAGGACGTGGGCTTTGCCCCGGCCTATACGCCCGGCATCCCGCAGGGCGACATGCTGTCCGAGGAGGAGGCCTTCCTCCTCGCCCGTCTCGGCGCCTATGAGATGCTGCGCTTCGGCTCCACGACGGTGGTCGACTTCTATCGCCATCCCATGGCGCTCGCCGCCGCCGCCCACGAGATCGGCCTGCGCAGCTTCATCGGCGGCCGCATCATGGATGCGGACACGTCCGCCCTCGCCCGCCGCGAATGGCGCGCGGATCGGGACCAGGGCGAGCGCACCTTGCGCGAGGCGATGGATTTCGTTGCGGTCTGGTCCGGCCGCTCGGAGCTCATCACGCCGATCCTTGGCCCGCATGCGCCGGATACGTGCTCGCCCGGCCTGCTGCGCCATGTGGCGGAAGTGGCCGAGGTGGGGCAGATGATCCTCAACACCCACCTCCACCAGTCCCCCATGGAGGTGGAGATCGTTCAGGCCCGCGACGGCAAGCGGCCGGTGGAACTGATGGACGAAGTGGGCCTGCTCGGCCCCCGCCTCATCGCCGGCCACTGCATCCATATGACCGAGAGCGACATGGCGTTGTTCGGGTCACGCGGCGCGGTCGTCGCCCATGTACCGGTGGGCAATGCGGCCCACGGCTCGGTGGCCAGCATGCGGGCGCTGGAGCGCGCAGGAGCCCGCATCAGCCTCTGCACCGACACCAAATCGGGCGACATGTTCGAGGCCATGCGCATGGCGATTGCCGCCACCCGCATTCGCGGCGAGGGCTTCACCGTCTCCTCCCACGATGTGCTGCGCTGGGCCACCCACAATGGCGCGGCGGCGCTCGGGCTCGAAGGCGAGATCGGCGTGCTGAAGGTGGGGGCGCGGGCGGATCTGGTGCTGCTGGACACCCGCGCGCCGAACCTCTCCCCGCTCATCGACGGGCCAGGGCTCGTGGTGCACAGCGCCTCCGGCGGCAATGTGGACACGGTGGTGGTGGATGGCGCAGTTCTGCTGGAAGGCGGCCGCCCCACCCGGTTCGACGGCGACGAGGTGGTCGCCGCCGCCCAGAAGGTGGCGCGGGGTCTGTGGGAGCGCGCCGGCCGCACGCCGCGTGTCAGTGCATAA
- a CDS encoding GntR family transcriptional regulator codes for MQNGQGAEADSDRPTRPKVRVRFKPMRLKLSAQEASRPLQTASLHGQLLARLREMVLDGELRPGSPLPERMLCETFGVSRTPLREAFKVLATEGLIELRPHRTPVVTPVDAEEIAHVFQLMEALEQLAGRLACTLARDEDIARLEAMHADLVAFHRDERRSDYFRQNQQIHAEITRLAANPVLLGTWSAMNAKIYRARAQANYDHERWDASLTEHEAFMALLRARNADGFAASLADHTRRTGTAVLANLAKAAA; via the coding sequence TTGCAAAATGGGCAGGGCGCCGAGGCGGATAGCGACCGGCCAACCCGGCCGAAGGTGCGCGTCCGCTTCAAGCCGATGCGGCTCAAGCTCTCGGCGCAGGAGGCCAGCCGGCCGCTCCAGACCGCCTCGCTGCACGGCCAGCTTCTGGCCCGCCTGCGGGAGATGGTGCTGGATGGCGAACTGCGCCCCGGCAGCCCCTTGCCCGAGCGCATGCTGTGCGAGACCTTCGGCGTCTCCCGCACGCCCTTGCGCGAAGCCTTCAAGGTGCTCGCCACCGAAGGTCTGATCGAGCTGCGGCCGCACCGTACGCCGGTGGTGACGCCGGTGGATGCAGAGGAGATCGCCCACGTGTTCCAGCTCATGGAGGCGCTGGAGCAACTGGCCGGCCGCCTCGCCTGCACGCTCGCGCGGGACGAGGACATCGCCCGGCTGGAAGCGATGCATGCGGATCTTGTCGCCTTCCATCGCGACGAGCGGCGATCCGATTATTTCCGCCAGAACCAGCAGATCCACGCCGAGATCACCCGCCTCGCGGCCAATCCCGTTCTGCTCGGCACCTGGAGCGCCATGAACGCCAAGATCTATCGCGCCCGCGCGCAGGCCAATTACGACCACGAGCGCTGGGACGCCTCGCTGACCGAGCATGAGGCCTTCATGGCCCTACTGCGCGCCCGCAATGCGGACGGTTTCGCCGCCTCCCTTGCCGACCATACCCGCCGCACGGGCACCGCCGTGCTCGCCAATCTCGCAAAGGCCGCCGCATGA
- a CDS encoding aldo/keto reductase, whose product MSAMQTPFPTRPFGRTDMAITRVGFGAWAIGGPDWAVGWGAQDDSASVAAIRHAVSRGINWIDTAAVYGLGHSEEVVAAALKDIPLSERPYVFTKAGLVWDEADRTALPKRIGKAESIKREVEASLKRLQVERIDLYQMHWPAQDGSPIEEYWQAFLDLKQEGKVRAVGLSNHSVEQLERAEALGHVDTLQPPFSAIRRDAGAAEIAWCHAHGTGVIVYSPMQSGLLTGRFTAERAAQLPADDWRSRNAEYQGENLTRNLKLADALKPIAARHNSSVAAVAVAWTLAWPGVTGAIVGARSPDQVDGWLDAATLELTADDLSEIAKAIETTGAGTGPIRLAA is encoded by the coding sequence ATGAGCGCAATGCAGACGCCTTTTCCCACCCGACCCTTCGGCCGCACCGACATGGCCATCACCCGTGTCGGCTTCGGCGCCTGGGCCATTGGCGGGCCGGACTGGGCGGTGGGCTGGGGCGCGCAGGATGACAGCGCCTCCGTGGCCGCCATCCGCCATGCCGTCTCGCGCGGCATCAACTGGATCGACACCGCCGCCGTCTATGGCCTCGGCCATTCCGAGGAGGTGGTGGCCGCCGCGCTGAAGGACATTCCTCTGTCCGAGCGGCCCTATGTCTTCACCAAGGCCGGCCTCGTGTGGGACGAAGCGGACCGCACCGCGCTGCCCAAGCGCATCGGCAAGGCTGAGAGCATCAAGCGCGAGGTGGAAGCCTCCCTCAAGCGCCTTCAGGTGGAGCGCATCGACCTCTACCAGATGCACTGGCCGGCGCAGGACGGCTCTCCTATAGAGGAATACTGGCAGGCCTTCCTGGACCTCAAGCAGGAGGGCAAGGTGCGTGCGGTCGGCCTCTCCAACCATAGCGTGGAGCAACTGGAGCGCGCCGAGGCGCTTGGCCATGTGGATACGCTCCAGCCGCCCTTCTCGGCCATCCGGCGCGATGCGGGCGCGGCGGAGATCGCCTGGTGCCATGCCCATGGCACGGGTGTCATCGTTTATAGCCCCATGCAGTCCGGCCTGCTCACCGGCCGCTTCACGGCCGAGCGCGCGGCGCAACTGCCGGCGGACGACTGGCGCTCGCGCAATGCCGAGTATCAGGGCGAGAACCTGACCCGGAACCTCAAGCTCGCCGATGCGCTGAAGCCCATCGCCGCCCGCCACAACAGCTCGGTGGCCGCCGTGGCAGTGGCCTGGACGCTGGCATGGCCGGGCGTCACCGGTGCCATTGTGGGCGCCCGCTCGCCCGATCAGGTGGACGGCTGGCTCGATGCCGCGACGCTGGAACTGACGGCGGACGACCTCTCGGAAATCGCCAAGGCCATCGAGACTACCGGCGCTGGCACCGGCCCCATCCGCCTCGCGGCGTGA
- a CDS encoding SDR family oxidoreductase — translation MDLGLTGKTAVVMGASRGLGAASARTLALEGAHVIAAARTVADIEKWRAALPADVQGRVEAIHLDGADLASIDALADHVLAKGGTDILVGNTGGPPPGVAAEITRDQWIANFAPMAANLFHFAGRLLPKMREKGWGRIVTIASSGVEQPIPNLALSNGIRAAVLGWSKTLASEVAKDGVTVNIVMPGRILTERIGQLDTANAAKQGKTREEIEAASKAQIPVGRYGDPQEFADMVAFLCSARAAYVTGSKIRVDGGLLRNV, via the coding sequence ATGGATCTGGGTCTCACAGGCAAGACCGCCGTCGTCATGGGCGCCAGCCGCGGCCTTGGCGCGGCGAGCGCGCGCACGCTGGCGCTGGAAGGCGCGCATGTGATCGCCGCCGCCCGCACGGTGGCGGACATCGAAAAGTGGCGCGCGGCCCTGCCGGCGGACGTTCAGGGACGGGTGGAAGCCATCCACCTTGACGGCGCCGACCTCGCCTCCATCGACGCGCTGGCCGACCACGTGCTGGCCAAGGGCGGCACGGATATTCTGGTGGGCAACACCGGCGGCCCGCCCCCCGGCGTCGCGGCCGAGATCACCCGCGACCAGTGGATCGCCAATTTCGCGCCCATGGCCGCGAACCTGTTCCATTTCGCCGGCCGCCTGCTGCCGAAGATGCGCGAGAAGGGCTGGGGCCGCATCGTCACCATCGCCTCCTCGGGCGTGGAGCAGCCGATCCCCAACCTCGCCCTGTCCAACGGCATCCGCGCGGCGGTGCTCGGATGGTCGAAGACGCTGGCGAGCGAAGTGGCGAAGGATGGCGTGACGGTGAACATCGTGATGCCCGGCCGCATCCTCACCGAGCGCATCGGCCAGCTCGATACGGCCAATGCCGCGAAGCAGGGCAAGACCCGCGAGGAAATCGAAGCCGCCTCCAAGGCGCAGATCCCGGTGGGCCGCTATGGCGACCCGCAGGAATTCGCGGACATGGTCGCCTTCCTGTGCTCGGCCCGCGCGGCCTACGTCACGGGCAGCAAGATCCGCGTGGACGGCGGCCTGCTGCGCAACGTCTGA